From the genome of Gemmatimonas phototrophica, one region includes:
- a CDS encoding amidohydrolase family protein — translation MNSLLRAWRPAAVVAAVAALASVSLAATNSRGPVPRRLHSPVGTRTPAPQRATLALVGGTLIDGHGGAPIPNSVILVDGTRIVAVGRVGTLAVPAGATVISTEGQYILPGLWDMHVHVMLVGHANYAHWDSVSPPEWERSIIPAAAKQSVMAGVTSIRDLGGPLEQILAVRNRIDRGELVGATIYTSGPFLQHAPYPGTEQFRWGISGVADARAKVKKLADAGVNVIKLIDQDQMTKDEIRAVVDEAHARKLPVVAHAHRPEEVRLGLEMGVDDFEHTGMQAAPMYPEDVMRALAERTAQGAKGPLWWTPTIDVLTNYTRRRDDDEYLDDPRWYQYLPEGIVRDIRASLRRMDTLQYYRLVPDRGPTLQTKFRQLARSGARLLIGTDAGVPGNFHGYATAEEMITWVRQYQMDPMETIRAATFWPAMSLGLQDKVGTVSVGKTADIITVRENPLTTMETLRHVQMVIKHGKRVK, via the coding sequence ATGAACTCCCTTCTCCGTGCCTGGCGGCCCGCGGCCGTCGTTGCCGCGGTCGCCGCCCTTGCCAGCGTCTCGTTGGCCGCGACCAACTCCCGTGGGCCGGTGCCACGCCGCCTGCACTCCCCTGTCGGGACCAGGACTCCCGCCCCACAGCGTGCGACTCTCGCCTTGGTGGGCGGCACGCTCATTGACGGTCATGGCGGGGCCCCCATACCGAACAGCGTGATCCTGGTGGATGGCACGCGCATTGTGGCGGTGGGGCGTGTGGGCACCCTCGCTGTCCCCGCTGGCGCGACGGTCATTTCAACGGAAGGGCAGTATATCCTGCCCGGCCTGTGGGACATGCACGTGCACGTCATGCTCGTGGGCCACGCCAACTATGCCCACTGGGATAGCGTGTCCCCACCGGAATGGGAGCGCAGTATCATTCCGGCCGCCGCGAAACAGAGTGTCATGGCCGGCGTGACAAGTATTCGTGATCTGGGCGGCCCGCTCGAACAGATTCTGGCCGTGCGCAACCGCATCGACCGCGGCGAACTGGTGGGCGCCACGATCTACACATCCGGTCCGTTCCTGCAACACGCACCGTATCCTGGCACCGAGCAGTTTCGCTGGGGCATCAGCGGCGTGGCTGATGCGCGCGCCAAGGTAAAAAAACTGGCCGACGCCGGAGTCAACGTCATCAAGCTCATCGATCAGGACCAGATGACGAAGGACGAAATCCGTGCCGTGGTGGATGAAGCCCACGCCCGGAAGCTCCCCGTGGTGGCCCATGCCCACCGACCGGAAGAAGTGCGACTCGGCCTGGAAATGGGTGTGGACGACTTTGAGCACACCGGCATGCAGGCCGCGCCCATGTATCCGGAAGACGTCATGCGCGCCCTTGCGGAACGCACTGCACAGGGTGCCAAGGGGCCGCTGTGGTGGACACCCACCATCGACGTGCTGACCAACTACACGCGCCGACGCGATGACGATGAGTATCTCGACGACCCGCGGTGGTACCAATACCTCCCCGAGGGCATTGTACGCGACATTCGCGCCTCACTGCGTCGGATGGACACGTTGCAGTACTACCGGCTGGTTCCTGATCGCGGCCCTACGTTGCAAACCAAGTTCCGGCAACTTGCACGCAGCGGCGCTCGACTGCTCATAGGCACCGACGCTGGCGTGCCCGGCAACTTTCATGGCTACGCGACCGCCGAAGAAATGATTACCTGGGTGCGACAGTACCAGATGGACCCTATGGAAACCATTCGCGCGGCGACATTCTGGCCAGCCATGTCGCTGGGATTGCAGGACAAGGTTGGCACGGTGTCCGTGGGCAAGACGGCGGACATCATAACTGTGCGCGAGAATCCGTTGACCACCATGGAAACGCTGCGTCACGTGCAGATGGTCATTAAGCATGGGAAGCGCGTGAAGTGA